The proteins below are encoded in one region of Desulfurella sp.:
- a CDS encoding CTP synthase has protein sequence MDTKYIFITGGVVSSLGKGISSSSLGFLLKKRGFNISMLKIDPYINIDPGTMNPYQHGEVYVLDDGSETDLDLGHYERFTGLRLTKDNNFTTGQVYYSVIEKERRGDYLGATVQVIPHITDEIKQRIKKAALNKDILLVEIGGTIGDIEGLPYLEAIRQLKLELGSKNAVFIHVTLVPYIKVTDELKTKPTQHSVKELQSLGIQPDIIIARSEIALDDSLKQKIALFCNVDKKDVINACDVDTVYEVPVALNQEGLDSAVLSKLDLPDYGVDINEWKKMVHSIKYPKDAVEIAFVGKYVSLKEAYKSLIESFVHCSGNLNIKVNLRWIDSEELEKDGVSLLSGVDGILVAGGFGARGIDGKMLAIKYARENSIAYLGICLGMQAAVIEFARNVLKLDANSQEFDEQSPNQVIHIANKWVKNGEYVEGSTKRLGGTMRLGSYPCVIEENTLAHRIYNQTLIYERHRHRYEFNTEYLKLFEEAGFIFSG, from the coding sequence ATGGATACTAAGTATATTTTTATAACAGGTGGCGTTGTTTCATCATTAGGTAAAGGTATATCGAGTTCTTCTTTAGGATTTTTATTAAAAAAAAGAGGATTTAATATTTCTATGCTTAAAATAGATCCGTATATAAATATTGATCCTGGTACGATGAATCCATATCAGCATGGTGAAGTATATGTTTTAGATGATGGCTCCGAAACAGATTTAGACCTTGGTCATTATGAGCGCTTTACAGGTTTAAGGTTAACTAAAGACAATAATTTTACGACAGGGCAGGTGTATTATAGTGTAATTGAAAAAGAACGAAGGGGTGATTATCTGGGTGCTACAGTTCAAGTAATACCACATATTACAGATGAGATAAAACAACGCATTAAAAAAGCTGCTTTGAATAAAGATATTTTGCTTGTAGAAATTGGTGGAACAATAGGTGATATTGAAGGTTTGCCATACTTAGAGGCTATTAGACAACTAAAATTAGAGCTTGGAAGTAAAAATGCCGTATTTATTCATGTTACGCTTGTTCCATACATTAAAGTAACAGATGAGCTTAAAACAAAACCAACGCAACACAGCGTAAAAGAATTACAGTCTTTGGGCATACAACCAGATATAATTATCGCAAGAAGCGAGATTGCCTTAGATGATTCTTTAAAGCAAAAAATAGCCTTATTTTGTAATGTTGACAAAAAGGATGTAATTAATGCATGTGATGTAGATACAGTTTATGAAGTGCCCGTTGCACTAAACCAGGAAGGCCTTGATTCCGCAGTTTTATCTAAGCTTGATTTACCTGATTATGGTGTTGATATAAATGAATGGAAAAAAATGGTTCATTCTATTAAGTATCCAAAAGATGCGGTAGAAATAGCTTTTGTTGGAAAATATGTTTCATTAAAAGAAGCTTATAAAAGCTTGATTGAGTCATTTGTCCATTGTAGTGGAAATTTAAATATCAAGGTAAATTTGCGCTGGATTGATTCTGAAGAATTAGAAAAAGATGGTGTTAGTTTACTTAGCGGAGTTGACGGAATTTTAGTAGCAGGCGGTTTTGGTGCAAGAGGCATTGATGGCAAAATGCTGGCAATTAAATATGCACGGGAAAATTCTATAGCTTATCTTGGGATTTGCCTTGGGATGCAAGCTGCTGTAATCGAATTTGCAAGAAATGTTTTAAAATTAGATGCAAATTCTCAAGAATTTGACGAACAAAGCCCAAACCAAGTAATTCATATAGCGAATAAATGGGTTAAAAATGGAGAATATGTAGAAGGTAGCACAAAAAGGCTGGGTGGAACAATGAGACTTGGAAGCTACCCTTGTGTTATAGAAGAAAATACACTTGCTCACAGAATATACAATCAGACACTTATATACGAAAGACACAGGCATAGGTATGAGTTTAACACGGAGTATCTTAAATTATTTGAAGAAGCTGGATTTATCTTTAGTGGAA
- a CDS encoding winged helix-turn-helix domain-containing protein: MFNILIVEDEETISHLIEFNLNKEGFKTVIAGDANYAMLLLKDFIPNVIILDLMLPGLQGEDFLKLLKSKNEYKDIAVIILSAKSQESIITKLLADGADDYIVKPFSVKVLIAKIKALLRRIEKKDNKLIFNGIELDLNTFNAYLDNKILDLTTKEFELLRLFLSNPNKIFSREELFTKVWGYDSQVQTRTVDVHISSLRKKLGTKADIIKSKPKVGYGLIL, translated from the coding sequence ATGTTTAATATACTAATTGTAGAAGATGAAGAAACAATATCTCATTTAATTGAATTCAACTTAAACAAAGAAGGTTTCAAAACAGTTATTGCAGGTGATGCTAATTATGCAATGCTTCTTTTGAAGGATTTTATACCCAATGTTATAATATTGGATCTTATGCTTCCTGGTTTACAAGGGGAAGATTTTCTTAAATTATTAAAATCTAAAAATGAGTACAAAGATATTGCTGTAATTATTTTGAGTGCAAAATCGCAAGAAAGCATAATCACAAAATTGCTTGCAGACGGAGCAGATGATTATATTGTCAAGCCATTTTCTGTAAAAGTTTTAATAGCTAAGATAAAAGCATTATTAAGAAGAATTGAAAAGAAAGATAACAAACTGATATTTAACGGTATAGAACTTGATTTAAACACATTCAATGCGTATCTAGACAATAAAATTCTTGATTTAACAACCAAAGAATTCGAACTTTTGAGACTTTTTTTATCAAACCCCAATAAAATTTTTTCGCGAGAAGAATTATTTACAAAAGTTTGGGGTTACGATAGTCAAGTGCAAACCAGGACAGTTGATGTTCATATATCTTCTTTGCGTAAAAAATTAGGTACTAAAGCAGATATAATTAAATCAAAGCCAAAAGTAGGTTATGGCCTTATTTTATAA
- a CDS encoding gamma-glutamyl-gamma-aminobutyrate hydrolase family protein (Members of this family of hydrolases with an active site Cys residue belong to MEROPS family C26.) — protein SPDDKLIEIIELKNHPFFIAVQFHPEFQSRPLNPHPLIKAFISYSYESRRAKKRDI, from the coding sequence AAAGTCCGGACGACAAATTGATAGAAATCATTGAGCTAAAAAACCATCCTTTTTTTATTGCAGTCCAATTCCACCCTGAATTTCAATCACGGCCATTAAATCCCCACCCGCTTATTAAAGCTTTTATTAGTTACTCATATGAATCAAGACGAGCTAAAAAAAGAGATATCTGA
- a CDS encoding HAMP domain-containing sensor histidine kinase, protein NSYISFIFGCNIEQGQSIIDGWKNYKVLTLFDKFTKENFQKIEFEHKILKFHKISIENGYIIIIEDITKEESYQAMKMNFFSNASHELKTPITSIVGYAETLLLNKDIDKKDQNKFLKYIYKNALNLNDLINNILQLAEIEHFKQSSDVLTDIDVETLLLELNINHLLNSKNIEFIKECSIKTIHFNEYHLKTILNNLLDNAFFYTKEGYIKLKCYEDDNYYVFEVKDSGIGIEKSQQDKIFERFYKIKSKGSGLGLAIVKHLVLLYNGSIELESTVGVGSLFRLKFPKKNE, encoded by the coding sequence CAAATAGCTACATTTCTTTTATTTTCGGTTGCAATATAGAGCAGGGGCAATCTATAATTGATGGTTGGAAAAATTATAAAGTATTGACACTTTTTGATAAGTTTACAAAAGAAAATTTCCAAAAAATCGAGTTTGAACATAAAATCCTAAAATTTCATAAAATCTCGATAGAAAATGGCTATATAATAATAATTGAAGATATAACAAAGGAAGAATCTTATCAAGCGATGAAAATGAATTTTTTTTCTAATGCGTCACACGAGCTCAAAACCCCCATTACAAGTATTGTTGGTTATGCAGAAACATTGTTATTAAATAAAGATATAGATAAAAAAGATCAAAATAAATTTCTAAAATATATATATAAAAATGCACTTAATCTAAATGATTTAATAAACAATATTCTACAGTTAGCTGAAATAGAACATTTTAAGCAATCCAGCGATGTTTTAACAGATATAGATGTAGAAACTTTACTTTTGGAACTGAACATTAATCATTTATTGAATAGTAAAAATATTGAATTTATAAAAGAATGTTCAATTAAAACAATACATTTTAACGAGTATCACCTAAAAACGATATTGAATAATTTACTTGATAATGCATTTTTTTATACAAAAGAAGGTTATATAAAACTAAAATGTTATGAAGATGATAATTATTATGTTTTTGAAGTTAAAGATAGTGGTATAGGTATAGAAAAAAGCCAACAAGACAAGATATTTGAGCGATTTTATAAAATAAAAAGTAAAGGTAGCGGTCTTGGTCTTGCTATTGTAAAACATCTTGTATTACTCTATAATGGTTCAATTGAACTAGAAAGCACAGTTGGTGTTGGAAGTTTATTCAGACTAAAATTTCCTAAAAAAAATGAATAA